The Vibrio tubiashii ATCC 19109 genome has a segment encoding these proteins:
- a CDS encoding DUF1513 domain-containing protein: MVTDNTRRSLLKAALLGAAYPLAGCVSTSTQSATPTLIGCSISGRDRFNAVVADQNGLPIRQVPLPERGHGVASNSALRHAVAFARRPGTYFQVFDYQTGESIKLRPADNKRHYYGHGVYSNDGKWLYATEGERGTSRGIIGVYDVIAGYEKVAEFTGFGLGPHEVIVMPDDSLVIGVGGVHTNGRAPLNLDSMTPSLSYLDRNGELVEQVGLSDHKLSIRHLAHDGSETVLCGQQYRGEPDEYPSLLAMHTKGGELVSLEAEPEQWARFNHYIASIAATEDWILATSPRGNCYGIWSKHTQQLVELSPLPDASGVVVQGETFKVSSGAGGVVSQRQPGDKQVVRSGIQWDNHWSVIS; encoded by the coding sequence ATGGTGACTGATAACACAAGACGTTCACTACTTAAAGCCGCTCTTTTGGGGGCGGCTTATCCGTTGGCTGGCTGTGTTTCGACGTCGACGCAAAGCGCTACGCCAACGTTAATTGGTTGTTCAATCTCTGGCCGCGACCGTTTTAATGCGGTCGTCGCCGATCAAAATGGGTTGCCGATTCGTCAAGTGCCGTTGCCTGAACGTGGTCATGGTGTTGCTTCGAATTCGGCGCTAAGGCATGCAGTCGCTTTTGCACGCAGACCAGGTACTTACTTCCAAGTGTTTGACTATCAGACTGGAGAGTCAATAAAGCTCAGACCTGCCGATAATAAACGCCATTATTATGGTCATGGTGTGTACTCCAATGACGGAAAATGGCTCTACGCGACCGAAGGTGAGCGGGGGACAAGCCGAGGTATTATCGGTGTTTATGATGTCATCGCAGGATATGAAAAGGTCGCGGAGTTTACTGGGTTCGGATTAGGGCCCCATGAAGTGATTGTCATGCCAGATGACTCACTCGTAATAGGGGTGGGTGGTGTTCATACCAATGGAAGAGCGCCACTCAACCTAGATTCAATGACCCCGAGCCTGAGTTATCTTGACCGTAATGGAGAGTTGGTTGAGCAAGTGGGTTTGAGTGACCATAAGCTGAGTATTCGTCACTTAGCGCATGATGGATCTGAGACGGTTTTGTGTGGCCAGCAATACCGAGGAGAGCCTGACGAGTATCCTTCTCTACTTGCGATGCATACCAAAGGAGGCGAGTTAGTCTCACTTGAAGCGGAACCGGAACAGTGGGCACGTTTTAATCATTACATTGCAAGTATCGCCGCAACAGAAGACTGGATTCTAGCCACGTCACCTCGCGGAAATTGCTACGGTATTTGGTCTAAACATACCCAACAGCTAGTTGAGCTTTCTCCATTGCCTGACGCTTCGGGTGTTGTAGTGCAAGGCGAGACCTTTAAGGTCAGTTCGGGTGCAGGGGGAGTCGTTAGCCAACGCCAGCCTGGTGATAAGCAGGTCGTCCGCTCTGGAATCCAGTGGGATAATCATTGGTCGGTAATTAGTTAA
- a CDS encoding imelysin family protein codes for MKQKHYVLVAAAAIAMSGCQTSQPEDAQPQSTNHLSQGVYEVEFASAHAFKNESAKLAQSVSGYCASNSDLNMVKEQWHQTMLAWMALQGQERGPEAALAQSWNIQFWPDKKNTTGRKMSSLIKQPKAWTQQDIALQSVTVQGLGSIEWLLYDKASNLTGNPQTCETAQAISANIELNAGKIAQAWVTNPWVGLDEKQWESEYIALLSNQLEYSMKKMSRPLANFGKPRPYFAESWRSETSMQNLKANVEAMQALYFANGKGLNALLREKGKATLADSISNQFAMTVETWPSDESLFDMLQTKQGYQKAYSQYNKLEQLKYLIHEEVAIELGVIIGFNATDGD; via the coding sequence ATGAAACAAAAGCATTATGTATTAGTAGCTGCGGCTGCAATCGCTATGAGTGGTTGTCAAACTTCACAGCCAGAAGACGCACAGCCACAAAGCACCAATCATCTTAGCCAAGGTGTGTATGAAGTAGAATTTGCATCAGCGCACGCCTTTAAAAATGAATCGGCTAAGCTGGCACAGTCTGTTTCAGGCTACTGCGCTTCTAATTCTGATCTGAACATGGTTAAAGAGCAGTGGCATCAAACCATGCTTGCGTGGATGGCGTTGCAAGGGCAGGAACGTGGGCCAGAAGCGGCATTGGCGCAAAGTTGGAATATTCAATTTTGGCCAGATAAGAAAAACACCACAGGTCGCAAGATGAGCAGCCTGATCAAGCAACCTAAGGCTTGGACTCAGCAAGATATTGCTCTTCAGAGTGTGACAGTGCAAGGTTTGGGCTCTATTGAGTGGTTGCTGTATGACAAAGCATCAAACCTGACGGGGAATCCACAGACATGTGAAACGGCCCAAGCTATTAGCGCTAACATTGAGTTGAATGCGGGAAAAATCGCCCAAGCGTGGGTAACGAACCCTTGGGTCGGTCTTGATGAGAAACAGTGGGAATCAGAGTATATCGCGCTGCTATCGAATCAGCTTGAATACAGCATGAAAAAGATGAGTCGTCCGCTGGCTAATTTTGGCAAGCCACGTCCTTACTTTGCTGAGTCATGGCGCTCAGAAACTTCCATGCAAAACTTGAAGGCAAATGTTGAAGCGATGCAAGCACTCTATTTTGCCAATGGAAAGGGTTTAAACGCGTTGTTGCGTGAAAAAGGCAAAGCGACGCTAGCAGACAGCATTTCCAATCAGTTTGCGATGACAGTTGAAACTTGGCCAAGCGATGAAAGTCTGTTCGATATGTTGCAAACCAAACAGGGCTACCAGAAGGCTTACTCACAATACAACAAGCTAGAACAGCTTAAGTATTTGATCCACGAAGAAGTCGCGATTGAATTGGGCGTCATTATAGGTTTTAACGCAACCGATGGTGACTGA
- a CDS encoding di-heme oxidoreductase family protein, with protein MKLYTKTVLASLLAISASSAIAYDVKSGGGTSVKKEGANAFSLPAGNLPMSKRLDFSVGNSFFRNPWVQAPASTDARDGLGPLFNTNGCQNCHIKDGRGHPPEEGDIHAVSMLVRLSIPAMTPEQKKAFIKDGVIPEPTYGGQLQDFALQDQTPEGTIEISYTDVPVTFADGTVVTLRKPDLAITNLGYGEMHPDTQMSARVAPPMIGLGLLESIPDETLKAWADEQDKNGDGISGKVNVVWDVRANDFAIGRFGWKAGQPNLMQQNAAAFNGDVGLTSNLFPNENCTSKQTICDDLPNGGSPEVSDNILDFVEFYSQHLAVPIRRNVDKPEVKLGQELFAKVGCDSCHKTNVKTGNREGLPALSNQTIHPYTDMLLHDMGPGLADNRPEYLANGQEWRTQPLWGIGYTKEVNDHTYFLHDGRARNLMEAVLWHGGEAEVAKQKVLKFNQKEREALIAFLNSL; from the coding sequence ATGAAGTTGTACACGAAAACTGTCCTAGCAAGCCTTCTCGCTATTAGCGCCTCTTCTGCCATTGCCTATGATGTTAAATCGGGTGGCGGCACATCCGTCAAAAAAGAGGGTGCGAACGCTTTCTCTCTTCCTGCTGGAAACCTACCTATGTCTAAGCGTTTGGATTTTAGCGTAGGTAACAGCTTCTTCCGTAACCCTTGGGTACAGGCTCCAGCCTCAACAGATGCGCGTGATGGTTTAGGGCCTCTGTTTAATACCAATGGTTGTCAAAACTGTCATATCAAAGATGGTCGCGGACATCCACCAGAAGAAGGCGATATCCACGCGGTTTCCATGTTGGTGCGTTTAAGCATTCCAGCCATGACGCCAGAACAAAAGAAAGCCTTTATCAAAGATGGCGTCATTCCTGAGCCGACCTATGGTGGTCAGCTACAAGATTTTGCACTGCAAGATCAAACTCCAGAAGGTACGATCGAAATTTCCTATACTGATGTCCCGGTGACATTTGCTGATGGAACTGTGGTCACGCTACGTAAACCTGACCTAGCGATTACGAACCTTGGCTACGGAGAGATGCATCCGGATACGCAGATGTCGGCTCGCGTTGCACCACCTATGATAGGTTTAGGTCTTCTTGAAAGCATTCCAGATGAAACATTGAAAGCTTGGGCAGACGAACAAGACAAGAATGGCGACGGAATTTCAGGCAAGGTCAATGTTGTTTGGGATGTACGTGCTAATGATTTTGCCATTGGCCGTTTTGGCTGGAAAGCGGGACAACCAAACCTAATGCAGCAAAATGCCGCAGCATTTAATGGGGATGTGGGCCTAACCAGTAACTTGTTCCCCAACGAAAACTGTACCTCTAAACAGACTATCTGTGATGATCTCCCTAATGGTGGCTCACCTGAAGTCAGCGATAATATTCTTGATTTTGTCGAGTTTTATTCTCAGCACTTAGCTGTGCCAATTCGTCGTAATGTCGACAAACCAGAAGTGAAGCTTGGTCAAGAACTGTTCGCTAAAGTAGGCTGTGATAGCTGCCATAAAACCAATGTGAAAACTGGCAATCGCGAAGGTTTACCTGCATTGTCTAACCAAACTATTCACCCTTATACCGATATGTTGCTGCACGATATGGGGCCGGGCTTAGCGGATAACCGTCCAGAATATCTAGCAAATGGTCAAGAGTGGCGTACTCAGCCACTATGGGGCATTGGTTACACTAAAGAAGTCAATGATCACACCTATTTCTTGCACGATGGCCGAGCGCGCAATTTAATGGAAGCTGTGCTTTGGCATGGCGGTGAAGCTGAAGTAGCGAAGCAGAAAGTATTGAAGTTCAACCAGAAAGAGAGAGAAGCACTGATTGCTTTCCTCAACTCTTTATAG
- a CDS encoding imelysin family protein: MNVKSLLAQSVAASLLIASGSAFAANVTKEQVVEHYADVAHAVFADSLTTAKALDKSVESFLANPTAAKFEQVKQVWLASRVPYQQSEVFRFGNAIVDDWEGQLNAWPLDEGLIDYVSSDYQYELGNEGANANIVANQKLTIGASTLDVAKITPELIADLNEVGGSEANVASGYHAIEFLLWGQDLNGTNAGAGQRAYTDFVVGAECTNNNCDRRGEFLKAAAELLVQDLEWMEKQWSSDVKGNYREDLLNESADNGLRKMLFGMGSLSLGELAGERMKVALEANSTEDEHDCFSDNTHNSHYYNEQGIYNVYTGIYKREDGTLLSGPSINDLVAQKDKQAAKEIQKQFDVTRAQVGQLVTSAEKKGQYFDQLIAAGNTQGNALVNETIMSLVAQTTQIERAAKIVGINSLNPDTADHEF; this comes from the coding sequence ATGAATGTAAAATCTCTATTAGCTCAATCGGTAGCAGCTTCACTACTTATCGCTAGCGGCTCAGCTTTCGCGGCAAATGTAACCAAAGAACAAGTGGTTGAGCACTATGCTGATGTTGCTCACGCAGTTTTTGCTGACTCCCTTACGACAGCTAAGGCTCTGGATAAATCTGTAGAGTCATTCCTAGCTAACCCAACAGCAGCAAAGTTTGAACAAGTGAAGCAAGTATGGCTTGCATCTCGCGTTCCTTACCAACAGTCTGAAGTATTCCGTTTTGGTAACGCGATCGTAGATGATTGGGAAGGCCAACTAAACGCATGGCCTCTAGATGAAGGTCTAATTGATTACGTATCTTCAGATTACCAATATGAACTTGGTAACGAAGGCGCAAATGCAAACATCGTTGCTAACCAAAAGCTAACCATTGGCGCTTCAACGCTAGATGTTGCGAAAATCACTCCTGAGCTAATCGCAGACCTAAACGAAGTGGGTGGTTCAGAAGCGAACGTTGCTTCAGGTTACCACGCGATTGAATTCCTACTATGGGGTCAAGATCTAAACGGTACTAATGCTGGTGCAGGCCAACGTGCGTACACGGACTTTGTTGTTGGTGCAGAGTGTACAAATAACAACTGTGACCGTCGTGGCGAGTTCCTTAAAGCGGCAGCAGAGCTTCTAGTACAAGATCTAGAGTGGATGGAAAAGCAGTGGTCTTCTGATGTTAAAGGTAACTACCGTGAAGATCTTCTAAACGAATCGGCAGACAATGGTCTTCGTAAGATGCTATTTGGCATGGGTTCTCTATCTCTAGGTGAGCTTGCGGGCGAACGTATGAAGGTTGCTCTAGAAGCAAACTCAACAGAAGATGAGCACGATTGTTTCTCTGACAACACTCATAACTCTCACTACTACAACGAGCAAGGCATCTACAACGTTTATACAGGTATCTACAAACGTGAAGATGGTACGCTACTTTCTGGCCCAAGCATCAACGATCTTGTGGCACAAAAAGACAAGCAAGCGGCAAAAGAGATTCAAAAGCAGTTTGATGTAACACGTGCTCAAGTAGGCCAACTTGTGACTTCAGCTGAGAAGAAAGGTCAGTACTTCGACCAACTTATCGCAGCGGGTAACACGCAAGGTAACGCACTTGTGAATGAAACGATTATGTCTTTAGTCGCTCAAACAACTCAGATTGAGCGTGCAGCTAAAATCGTTGGTATTAACAGCTTAAATCCAGATACAGCTGACCACGAGTTCTAA
- a CDS encoding GTP cyclohydrolase II yields MNAATDIIKTEIQVSKNMAEVRARVDFKVGTKSNIDAELLSFHGLKTDKEHVAVIFKQADQTQATPLVRMHSECLTGDVFHSSRCDCGEQLDETINRMGESGGIILYLRQEGRGIGLYNKIDAYKLQSEGMNTYEANNHLGFGDDLRDFTEAAQMLKALGVDKIRLVTNNPKKIRDLKEHGIQIEEVVNTLAHVKDGNENYLKAKISHGKHNLDV; encoded by the coding sequence ATGAATGCAGCGACAGATATAATAAAGACAGAGATTCAAGTGAGTAAAAATATGGCGGAAGTAAGAGCCAGAGTCGACTTCAAAGTAGGTACAAAGAGTAACATTGATGCGGAGCTACTTTCCTTTCACGGTTTGAAGACTGATAAAGAGCATGTTGCCGTTATCTTCAAACAAGCGGATCAAACCCAAGCGACACCACTTGTCCGCATGCATTCTGAATGTCTCACTGGGGATGTGTTCCACTCATCTCGTTGTGATTGTGGCGAGCAGCTAGATGAAACTATCAATCGTATGGGTGAATCTGGCGGTATCATTTTGTACCTACGACAAGAAGGTCGCGGCATTGGTCTTTATAACAAGATTGACGCCTACAAGCTGCAAAGTGAAGGTATGAACACTTATGAAGCGAACAACCATCTAGGTTTTGGCGATGATCTGCGTGACTTCACGGAAGCGGCGCAGATGTTAAAAGCCTTAGGTGTCGATAAGATTCGCTTAGTAACAAATAACCCGAAAAAGATTCGCGACCTTAAAGAACACGGCATACAGATTGAAGAGGTTGTCAATACTCTAGCCCACGTCAAAGATGGCAACGAGAACTACCTTAAAGCGAAAATATCACACGGAAAGCATAATCTTGACGTGTAA
- a CDS encoding GGDEF domain-containing protein: MEDKIIQSVVEITEQRNSVSLGHCLVATLAEMTPAQSIELTYFINNTAKTVAKITRSPEQKEFDWIYDSISAYSGHRAHLNDNATTSVDEKGRYVSTHPIPVSEDSSAELTVILQECPSSYALLIDGFAKIYRNYLAVLHDSERDKLTGLLNRKTLEERLARCFNVMPDTPVEITAWVSIIDLDHFKQVNDRFGHMIGDEILLMFAQQMSNYFIGHEQLFRYGGEEFVVLLPQQSIEECRATLEGFRRHIESFRFPQINNLTFSCGVCGITPHEYLPTILDHADSALYYVKEHGRNQVHFFDAECLDRYDNGENDVELF, translated from the coding sequence ATGGAAGACAAAATAATCCAATCCGTTGTAGAAATTACTGAGCAGAGGAACTCTGTATCTTTAGGCCATTGTCTTGTTGCCACACTCGCAGAAATGACTCCCGCCCAATCGATTGAACTAACTTACTTTATCAATAATACCGCTAAGACCGTTGCAAAGATAACACGCTCACCGGAGCAAAAAGAGTTTGATTGGATCTACGATTCTATCTCTGCCTATAGTGGTCATCGTGCTCACCTAAACGACAATGCCACAACATCTGTCGATGAAAAAGGTCGATATGTATCGACACATCCCATTCCCGTCTCCGAAGATAGCTCAGCGGAACTAACCGTAATTCTTCAAGAGTGCCCAAGCAGCTACGCGTTATTGATTGATGGGTTTGCGAAAATCTATCGTAATTATTTGGCAGTGTTACACGATAGTGAGCGAGACAAACTGACGGGATTGTTGAATCGCAAGACACTAGAAGAGCGCCTAGCGCGCTGTTTTAACGTTATGCCTGACACTCCAGTAGAAATTACTGCTTGGGTTTCCATCATTGATCTGGACCATTTTAAGCAAGTGAATGATCGTTTTGGCCATATGATCGGAGACGAAATATTATTGATGTTTGCTCAGCAAATGAGTAACTACTTTATCGGACACGAACAGTTGTTCCGTTATGGTGGTGAAGAGTTTGTTGTCTTGTTACCTCAACAAAGCATTGAGGAGTGCAGAGCAACACTTGAGGGATTTCGTCGTCATATAGAATCCTTCAGATTTCCTCAAATTAACAACCTAACCTTTAGCTGTGGAGTTTGCGGTATTACACCTCATGAGTACTTGCCGACGATACTAGATCACGCAGACAGTGCGCTCTACTACGTTAAAGAGCATGGAAGAAATCAAGTGCACTTCTTCGATGCAGAATGTCTAGATCGATATGATAACGGAGAAAATGACGTAGAACTGTTCTAA
- a CDS encoding DUF2947 domain-containing protein, with protein MSYLTLDEYQRKWIFTHQSMPVPEEDLAAIKPMTQARASQLWKENISAQSPDADRLSSSDWPMKESNWKQEIDWMAAWEADDEAMPLELTEFIDWQDDVTVYFCYEKYNVIETKWSVFKKHWKNFLFYDDGPILIGRRRKEALWFDTKGTVKLGFRN; from the coding sequence ATGTCTTACCTAACTTTGGATGAATACCAAAGAAAATGGATTTTCACCCATCAATCTATGCCAGTGCCAGAGGAGGATTTGGCGGCAATTAAGCCAATGACACAGGCACGTGCATCTCAATTGTGGAAAGAGAACATTAGTGCGCAAAGCCCGGACGCCGATCGTTTAAGTTCGAGTGATTGGCCAATGAAAGAGTCTAACTGGAAACAGGAAATTGACTGGATGGCAGCTTGGGAAGCGGACGATGAAGCAATGCCGCTTGAGCTGACAGAGTTTATTGATTGGCAAGATGATGTGACCGTGTATTTTTGCTACGAAAAGTACAACGTCATCGAAACGAAATGGTCTGTGTTTAAAAAGCATTGGAAAAACTTCTTATTCTACGATGATGGCCCGATCTTAATCGGGCGTCGCCGAAAAGAAGCGCTGTGGTTTGATACAAAAGGTACGGTCAAGCTGGGCTTTAGAAACTAA
- a CDS encoding HD domain-containing protein, whose amino-acid sequence MDRLEKQLALLMELDQLKSVLRRTRVKSAEGRLENSAEHSWHVALMAILMEEHANEPVDIARVVKMLLLHDVVEIDAGDTFVYDVAATAEQEQKELDAAHRLFGMLPEEQGQSLLQLWLEFESAQSADAKFAKALDRIIPMLLNYHNQGQSWQEHGVTRHQALTINQKIEFGSQALWDKAKQIIDDATNKGWLKA is encoded by the coding sequence GTGGACAGATTAGAAAAGCAGCTAGCGCTACTTATGGAGCTTGATCAACTCAAATCGGTGTTAAGACGTACGCGGGTAAAAAGTGCCGAAGGACGTTTAGAAAATAGTGCAGAGCACAGTTGGCATGTTGCTTTAATGGCAATATTAATGGAAGAGCATGCTAATGAGCCCGTTGATATCGCCCGGGTTGTGAAGATGCTGCTTCTCCACGACGTTGTAGAAATTGATGCAGGTGATACCTTTGTTTATGATGTTGCCGCAACCGCTGAACAAGAGCAAAAAGAACTCGATGCCGCTCACCGTCTGTTTGGCATGTTACCTGAAGAGCAAGGGCAATCGCTGTTACAATTGTGGTTAGAGTTTGAATCCGCGCAATCCGCCGATGCAAAGTTTGCTAAAGCCTTGGATAGAATTATTCCTATGTTGCTCAACTACCACAATCAGGGGCAAAGCTGGCAAGAGCATGGCGTCACAAGGCACCAAGCTTTGACCATTAATCAAAAGATTGAATTTGGCTCGCAGGCACTGTGGGACAAAGCGAAACAAATTATCGACGACGCCACAAATAAAGGTTGGCTAAAAGCGTAA
- the rimJ gene encoding ribosomal protein S5-alanine N-acetyltransferase: MERISTPTSVYEVDDDIVLRTAEPTDGYLISEYFIANRQHLKEWEPKREEGFFTLSGWTQKLIKLNELHRMGLGYYLLIIDKESNEMLGTVSFSNISRFPFHACNVGYSLAANAQGRGAMTRALKLAVNYMFKVQNIHRVMASYMPRNHRSEAVLERVGFTKDGFAKDYLLINGKWEDHNLTSLINPNWKDA, translated from the coding sequence ATGGAAAGAATTAGCACTCCCACGTCAGTTTATGAAGTGGATGACGACATTGTACTTCGCACTGCGGAGCCAACTGATGGTTACTTAATCTCTGAGTATTTTATTGCTAACCGACAGCACCTTAAAGAGTGGGAACCAAAGCGTGAAGAGGGCTTTTTTACGTTATCAGGCTGGACACAGAAACTGATTAAGCTCAATGAGCTACACAGAATGGGACTTGGTTACTATCTGTTGATCATCGACAAAGAGAGCAATGAAATGTTGGGGACGGTGTCGTTTAGCAACATCTCCCGTTTTCCCTTTCATGCTTGTAACGTTGGCTACTCGTTGGCTGCGAATGCGCAAGGCAGGGGAGCGATGACACGTGCTCTTAAGCTTGCTGTGAACTACATGTTTAAGGTGCAGAATATTCATCGAGTAATGGCCAGTTATATGCCGCGCAACCATCGTAGTGAAGCTGTTCTTGAACGCGTCGGTTTTACCAAAGACGGCTTTGCTAAAGATTACTTACTTATCAATGGAAAATGGGAAGATCATAATCTTACGTCGCTCATCAACCCAAACTGGAAGGACGCTTAA
- the tyrR gene encoding transcriptional regulator TyrR: MRLEVICEDRLGLTRELLDILASKNLDLRGIEIDVSGIIYLNCPDIDFDTFSELMAEIRRISGVKDVRKIQFMPIERHNNELISLLNNLPEPVLAIDLKGNVDMANHAALSLFGCEESEMIGHLITNLLPNFNFAKWAEGNIARQREEIVISGLDYTMEIMPVYISDETNESVLASAVMIIRSTQEKPLFDDSLPLHNNLGFEHFVGVSNRHKALISQAKKLSMLDQPLLIQGETGTGKEMLARACHNRSHRAANPFLVLSCASMPDGVAETELFGHAPGSFNHEQGHKGIFEQANGGTVFLDEIGEMSPHLQIKLLRLLQDGTFRRVGEEDEIHVDVRVIASTRHQLADLAESGSFREDLFYRLNVLTLLIPPLRERSNDIAPLLELFVAKYVKQLGINKPSIDETLVDQLVSYQWPGNMRQLENMVLRALTEVESDTLTADLFHLPQLESAPSNAPTLNLDGSLDEIMKEYESQILERLYQSFPSSRKLAKRLNVSHTSVANKLREYGIRRN; encoded by the coding sequence GTGCGTCTTGAAGTTATCTGTGAAGACAGACTTGGTCTGACTCGTGAGTTACTCGATATTCTTGCTTCTAAAAACCTTGATCTTCGAGGCATCGAAATTGATGTCTCTGGGATTATCTACTTAAACTGCCCTGATATTGATTTCGATACTTTTAGTGAATTGATGGCAGAGATTCGCCGTATTTCGGGTGTTAAAGACGTTCGCAAGATCCAGTTCATGCCAATTGAACGTCACAATAATGAACTGATCTCTCTTCTTAATAACCTTCCAGAGCCAGTATTAGCCATTGACCTAAAAGGTAATGTTGATATGGCAAACCATGCAGCACTGTCGCTGTTTGGTTGCGAAGAAAGCGAAATGATTGGTCACCTCATCACCAATTTATTGCCTAATTTCAATTTTGCAAAGTGGGCTGAAGGCAATATCGCGCGTCAAAGAGAAGAGATCGTGATCAGTGGGCTAGATTACACGATGGAAATCATGCCGGTATACATTTCGGATGAGACCAATGAGTCTGTGCTAGCAAGTGCGGTAATGATTATTCGCTCTACTCAAGAAAAACCGCTGTTTGACGACTCGCTTCCTCTACACAATAACCTTGGGTTTGAACATTTTGTTGGCGTCTCTAACCGTCACAAAGCACTGATCAGTCAAGCGAAGAAACTTTCTATGCTTGATCAGCCTCTGCTAATTCAAGGTGAAACTGGGACAGGCAAAGAGATGCTCGCTAGAGCGTGTCACAACCGTTCCCATCGAGCTGCGAATCCTTTCCTAGTATTGAGCTGTGCTTCAATGCCAGATGGTGTTGCTGAAACCGAGTTGTTTGGTCACGCGCCAGGCTCATTTAACCATGAGCAAGGCCACAAAGGGATCTTTGAACAGGCGAATGGGGGAACGGTATTTCTCGATGAAATCGGTGAGATGAGCCCGCACCTGCAAATCAAGTTACTTCGTCTACTACAAGACGGCACGTTCCGCCGTGTGGGTGAAGAAGATGAAATTCATGTTGATGTGCGCGTCATTGCGTCAACACGTCATCAGTTAGCGGATTTAGCCGAATCAGGTTCGTTCCGTGAAGACCTGTTCTACCGCCTAAACGTACTGACCTTGTTAATTCCACCGTTAAGAGAGCGTTCGAATGACATAGCGCCGCTACTGGAATTGTTTGTGGCGAAGTACGTTAAGCAGCTTGGCATCAATAAACCTTCCATTGATGAGACTTTGGTTGATCAGTTGGTGAGCTATCAGTGGCCGGGTAACATGCGTCAGTTAGAGAACATGGTGCTGCGCGCGTTAACAGAAGTTGAATCCGATACCCTGACCGCGGATTTGTTCCACTTACCGCAACTTGAAAGTGCACCTTCAAATGCACCAACTTTGAATTTAGACGGTTCGTTAGACGAAATCATGAAAGAGTACGAATCTCAGATACTCGAACGTCTTTATCAATCTTTCCCATCAAGTCGAAAGTTAGCTAAGCGCCTTAACGTGTCTCACACATCTGTGGCGAATAAGCTGCGTGAATATGGAATTAGAAGAAACTAA
- a CDS encoding YcjF family protein — protein sequence MTNSDKAQFKQKQVFDDALHSEQEDVQPDLTAHMHFQQSEQFMPVEIDNEQEDTAAEAELEQVIRPKSGSKWLATTLVGTFAGLVGWQAVDNVVTAVQTADWLALGWSGFIATVSLLGVGAIGKELFKLRRLRNHFSVQEQSEALIHSDSVGQGKAFCESVAKQSGIKRESPSYDRWVNSINTSHSDAEILDMYDAMVVAEQDKVATKIVSQHATESAALVAISPLAVADMMLVAWRNFKMIDNLAEVYGVELGYWSRLKLFKATLVNMAAAGASELAVDASMDLMSMDLAGKVSARAGQGLGVGILTARLGLKAMALLRPTPWHKERQVKLGAIRKRIVEKVAAITIK from the coding sequence ATGACAAACAGTGATAAAGCGCAGTTTAAACAAAAGCAGGTCTTCGATGATGCTTTGCACAGCGAGCAAGAAGACGTACAACCGGATCTAACGGCACATATGCACTTTCAGCAGTCCGAGCAATTCATGCCTGTTGAAATCGATAATGAGCAGGAAGATACCGCTGCAGAAGCTGAGCTAGAGCAGGTCATAAGACCAAAATCAGGTTCTAAATGGCTAGCGACAACTCTGGTCGGTACATTTGCGGGTTTGGTCGGTTGGCAAGCAGTAGACAACGTTGTTACGGCGGTTCAAACCGCAGACTGGCTCGCCTTGGGTTGGTCAGGTTTTATCGCGACGGTTTCATTACTTGGTGTTGGTGCGATTGGCAAAGAATTGTTCAAACTACGCAGGCTCCGTAATCACTTCAGTGTTCAGGAACAAAGTGAAGCGCTCATCCATTCAGACAGTGTAGGGCAAGGCAAAGCTTTTTGTGAATCGGTAGCAAAGCAGTCTGGTATTAAGCGAGAATCACCGAGCTATGACCGTTGGGTGAACAGTATCAATACGTCACACAGCGACGCAGAAATCCTCGATATGTATGACGCTATGGTTGTTGCTGAGCAAGATAAAGTCGCAACAAAAATCGTTTCTCAACATGCAACGGAATCCGCTGCTCTGGTCGCCATTAGCCCACTTGCAGTGGCTGACATGATGCTAGTTGCTTGGCGAAATTTCAAAATGATCGACAATTTAGCCGAGGTGTACGGAGTAGAACTCGGTTATTGGTCGCGCCTGAAGTTATTTAAAGCAACATTGGTCAATATGGCGGCCGCTGGTGCGAGCGAACTTGCGGTTGATGCCAGTATGGATCTGATGTCTATGGATCTGGCTGGAAAGGTTTCAGCTCGTGCAGGGCAGGGGTTAGGTGTAGGTATTTTGACTGCGAGGTTAGGTCTAAAGGCAATGGCACTGCTTCGCCCAACTCCTTGGCATAAAGAGAGACAAGTTAAACTGGGGGCAATACGCAAGAGGATTGTAGAAAAAGTCGCCGCAATAACAATCAAATAG